A genomic region of Paenibacillus sp. PL2-23 contains the following coding sequences:
- the asd gene encoding aspartate-semialdehyde dehydrogenase, which yields MAELLKVGIVGGTGMVGQRFVQLLDGHPWFEVTAIAASASSAGKTYEQSVQGRWKLETPIPDAVKSIVVQDASKVEEVAAGVDFIFCAVDMKKDEIKALEEAYAKTGTPVVSNNSAHRWTADVPMVIPEINPGHLEVIEAQKKRLGTSTGFIAVKPNCSIQSYVPMLNALKEFGPKTVVASTYQAISGAGKNFTDWPEMLDNVIPYIGGEEEKSEQEPLRIWGSVEGGQIVKASEPHITTQCIRVPVTDGHLATVFVSFENKPSKEEILERWSSFKGRPQELELPSAPKQFITYFEEENRPQTNLDRGVENGMGVSAGRLREDSLYDYKFVGLSHNTLRGAAGGAVLIAELLKAEGYIVAKA from the coding sequence ATGGCAGAGCTGTTGAAAGTAGGTATTGTTGGCGGTACGGGTATGGTTGGACAACGGTTTGTTCAACTGCTGGATGGACATCCATGGTTTGAAGTCACGGCAATCGCCGCGAGCGCGAGCTCCGCAGGCAAAACATACGAGCAATCCGTGCAAGGCAGATGGAAGCTGGAGACGCCGATTCCGGACGCTGTGAAGTCTATTGTCGTGCAAGACGCGTCCAAGGTTGAAGAGGTAGCGGCTGGCGTTGATTTCATCTTCTGCGCGGTGGATATGAAGAAGGATGAGATCAAGGCGCTTGAGGAAGCATATGCGAAGACAGGAACGCCTGTAGTATCCAATAACTCTGCTCATCGCTGGACGGCTGATGTGCCTATGGTTATTCCAGAGATCAATCCAGGGCATCTGGAGGTTATCGAAGCGCAAAAAAAACGTCTCGGCACCTCCACTGGCTTTATCGCCGTCAAGCCGAACTGCTCGATCCAAAGCTATGTGCCTATGCTGAATGCGCTGAAGGAATTTGGTCCGAAGACGGTAGTCGCATCAACGTACCAAGCCATCTCGGGAGCGGGCAAAAACTTCACCGACTGGCCGGAAATGCTCGACAACGTTATTCCGTATATCGGCGGGGAAGAGGAGAAAAGCGAGCAGGAGCCGCTCCGCATCTGGGGCAGCGTAGAAGGCGGTCAGATCGTCAAAGCAAGCGAGCCGCACATTACAACGCAATGTATCCGTGTACCTGTAACGGACGGCCATCTGGCGACGGTATTCGTATCGTTCGAGAACAAGCCATCCAAAGAGGAGATTCTGGAGCGTTGGAGCAGCTTCAAGGGCCGTCCGCAGGAGCTGGAGTTGCCTAGCGCACCGAAGCAGTTCATTACGTACTTTGAGGAAGAGAATCGTCCACAGACGAACCTGGACCGTGGCGTCGAGAACGGGATGGGCGTGTCCGCAGGACGTCTCCGTGAAGATTCCCTGTACGACTACAAATTTGTAGGATTGTCGCACAATACCCTTCGCGGCGCTGCAGGAGGCGCAGTGCTGATCGCTGAGCTGCTGAAAGCGGAAGGCTACATTGTGGCGAAGGCTTAA